The region AACGCCTAAATGATACACCCATCCGAAATACTTAAACTGACCGCCTGCTTCGCTCTCCGGCGATCCTTTTATCGGCGACGGCGATGTCATCCTCGGTGTTGTTCAGCTTTTCTTCTGTATGAGTGTATGTGTGTATAGTTGCAGATAAGCGTCGTTGAAGGATCTGCGAGAGTTAGAGAGATGGAGAGATGGAGTGTTTTTTTGGTTTTTTGGTTTTATAAttgttttttatattttatttattttgttttgtgTTGTAATTGACAAATTGAACTGAGCGGGCTTTCCAATTTTTTCTTAGAGGGCTTTTTTTCCCCAAGGAGCGGGCTTTTTACTCCTCTACCAATTTTTTCTTAGAGGGCTTTTTTTCCCCAAGGAGCGGGCTTTTTACTCCTCTATTTTTAATACTTTTTCATGTATTTAAGGCAACACTCATATAGGTGTTGGTATAGCTGTACTAAGGCAACATGCATGGCAACATTTTAAATTAATGTTGTTATACATCATCTTATTCAAATTTTTGTCACATAAGACAacattttttgtgacaacaccGTTTTTTGATGTTGCTAAAGACCATTTGTGTGGTAGTTCATGTCGATACATGACTTCAATATCCAAGTTTAAACAATTTCAAATATATGGGTAGACTTTTGGGGTTTTATTTAATTTGACAAAGTTGAAGTGCTTAAGTGACGAATAATTTGAAGGCTAAAACTACTCAAAACAAAACACTTAATATGAGATGGAGTACCGGATAAAAATTATGTGAGTTTACTGCACGATAAGACGATTTCAGATTTTGAGTTCTTTAATTTTCTCTAATATGTTGGTGAATGATTTAAACTAGGGGCAAAGCAATGTCCGACACCAGATTCTACATAATCTTTCCTTTCCTTTCCTTTTCATAAACATGCTCCGTTAGTCTTTGTTCTTTAAAAAGTATTAGTTTAAATCTGGTGGAATACACAAGTTCCGTTTAtagttaaattattttaaattttatttatccaAATATATGATaactttaatatatttatattaaatatataataattatagatttgtaataaaaaaaaaaaattaagtagTGGTCATAATTTAGCACCCACGATTAACAATTGAAAAAAATCAGGGCAAAAAATTAATGGTGATATGATTTTAATAATTATGATTTATGATTGAACACTTTCTCATACTCGAAATTGAGCTATTGACTGATCTATGAATGAGAAGGCGATATAACTAAAAGACAAGGACACCGAATAAAACTTACCTGGGGAACACTTAAGTTGCGACCGAGTTAAATCATATCATACTGAAGAAAGACCGAAAAATAGATGTTTGATTAAAATAAAACCACCATTGTATTCCAACTGAACCTCCCAAAActtaacataataatagaatCTTTTCAAAAGCATcaataaaactaaaacatgaaGCTCACTACTAAATGTAATGTTGAACTTCCTTTGGTCACTCCTCATTCGTCTTCCTGGCTACGCAACCTTGCAAGCTTGTTGGTAACCACGACATCAAGCTGGGCAGCTCTCTCTACTATCTCCTTCCTCTTCTTGGTGGAAACATTGTGTGCAATCTCTGCACAGTATTTTCTGCAAAACAAGAAACAAACAGTAACTAACCAAGATAACCAAAAAGCAGTAAAACGAAAACGTGACAATATGAATGAACGGCTTTACCTGTTGTGCATCATCAAGAGTTCAAGATCCTTGGTGTTGTGTACAACAAACTTCTTGAAGCCATTAGGAAGATAGTGGCGGGTCTTCTTGTCTGAGCCATAACCAATGTTAGGCATCAGTGTTACTCCCTTGAACTTTCTCCTAACCCTGGAGTCAATACCCTTTGGCCTACGCCAGTTTGGCTGCATTCGATAAATAACCGAGTCATAAACAAATTCAAAACACTTGGAACATGTACAGAGTAAGAGGCAGCAAGCAGGCTCCAATTATAACAGAATTATAACAATTGCAAGTCAAACAAATGCAATACTTTAGTACAGAGGAAACCTAACTGTATCACAAACTATGGCCTCGAAAAAAGTTCCATATGCACCTTTCTATTAGTATGAAATGACAAAGCAACAAAAAGAAATCTAGATACACTGATATGTGCAGTCTCAGTCGAAAGATGGTGAAATTGTTTATGATAATCACTGAACAATCAGGTATATTACAATTTTCATCATAGACTGCAACACAAACAGAGAATACAAAAAACTAAGATATTAAAATCACACTAGCAGCATTCCAGCCAGAGAATAATCATAATTTCTCAGCAGAGATTGCAATCATCACATTTTATTAAAAGACATCCTGTAGTGCATAATTACATTCATCGCATAAGCCAGATTATACCAGTTAGCATCCTCGTTTCTCAAAAAAAACTTAATCAGCATCTACCAAATTAGTACTAAGAAAAACTACAAGAATCAGAAATTCTGTTATAGAAGGAATCAGACAAAAATAAATGTCTATCACCATTTTACATCACGAGATGCAAGTTAGACTGGGGCGACAATTCTATCATCATATTCCTCACTATACCTAACTACCTACATAAAAACGAAAAATACTCAATCACCTTAAAAATTAAAGGTGTACACAGACTTTCATCTCTAAAATAAGTTCCGCAATCTAGCATTGTGTTCTACAATGATTGTTAACAGACTTTTGTTtcgaaatattattttaattatcgAATTTTAATCATCAAAACAACAAAACTAGATAAATGCATATAATCGTTACATAAAAATCCACAAATTAGACAATAGAACAAATCAACAACGCTGGATTCAAAACAAACAGAATCAACTAAAAAACATTAAAAAcaatcagaaattaaaaaaatgagaaattaaaaattttataaaatgagAGAATTAGTACCTTGACAGTGACGAGACGGTCGCTCCATGGCCTCTTGAACTTCTTGACTCTCTTCTTCACGATCTTCTTCGTCAGCATCGGCACCGCCATTTTTAGCTACCTTTCACTTACCTTTCTCTCCACCTGATTAACACAAATGagatagagagtgagagagagagggggggagagagagagagagagattatacGTAAAGAACTGGAGAGAGAGACAGAGGATAGAGATGTAGAGAATTGCTtacctagggtttggaaattgCAGCCACTGTGAACTTGGAGGCGTAGAGAAGGTTATATAATAATGGATTGTAGGGTTTTGAACTCTAGGTTTGTTGGGCTTTTAGTTTGGGCCTTTGATTTGGGTTTTAATTGGGCCTATTAAGAAGATAAGTGGTtgtttataatgatattcaaataaaTTAAAGAAATACCGTAGAAAAAATTAATTTGGACCCAATTTTGACGCTCAATTGCTTGAAATACTTATATACGGGAAacttttattatttaaaaaaaaatgagtATTCTGGGCGAATCCAAAAATTGAGATGTTTTAAACACTATTACTAGTTTTTAGATATTTTGGGTAGTTGAACCTAAAAAATGAGATGTTTTGGGCTgtgttttttaaaaaatttagttttaaaaaaaaaatgttTTAGTTTTTTAAGTAGATGAAAAATGAATGAGTAACAAATACAGGTGCATTTTTACATGAATAAGAGTTATATTGTGAAGTGTTCTAAAAGTATTTATGTGACTTTACAGTAGTTTCGTCATGTATTCATTCATTGTGTTTTTAAAAGAAAAAGTTTGATGTTGGAGTAAACTGATAAAAAATAATTTACTATTTAGTTATTTCCTAATTTATAACTCATCATAATACAATTCTATAGATATTAACGTTAGTatagtttaattttgtttttgaGAACATTTTCATGTGTCAATTTAAAGTTTTATAGTTGTCATCATACTCGTCAAAAACATCGAGTGACTTGGTGATTAAATGTCAAATGTACGTCataaattacataaaataaaTTGTAATTATCTTTAAAAAATTATCACATAAAATATTTATTGCATTAATTATTAGAAAATATGTAATTGAATTTAcatattcttgaaatattaaACATAGTATGAAAAACAGATACATTAGCTATCTGGTAAACTAATTTCACAAAATAAAGATACAAAATTACAGTATTTCTAATTATGGCATATCATGTATATTATGTACGTAGCTTAAAAACTCGTGTTATTGACATTTTTTAAATATAATGACCTGATGATAATTACATTTTTGAACATATATATTTGAATTAGAAAATATAAAAATGATAACgtttttagtttaaaaaatatTGGTTAGTTAttagtaattaaataattaaagtgtcattatttttaatttattaaattaaatagaATTATATGTACTATTTTTGAGAAAGGAGGTAAGTAAAAAGGTAACGTGTTTTAGTTGAAAAAGTAATTGGTTGGTCAGTAGTAACTAACATAATAATCTGTGCGAGACACGGGTCATTTTCTGTATTTTTTTGTACACCATAcaattatattagtaaaattcttgatcatttttttattgataaatattgtataacattgtaaaacatatcaaatacaagttgagtATTATCAATGTGTATGATTTTCATGTAAAATATTAATAACGTTCATAACGTTTCTAATATATCTCAATAATCATAATACATATTTTCTTGTTTGTGTTTTGTAATATGTATTTACTAGATTAATACAAACAGAGGAGTCACTATACGTGTAAAAGAAAAAGATTGAAGTTAATCCATCAAATATTATCAATATGTTTATaaaagaaactaaaaattgaCATATATGTATATTGCAGAGTAGAGTAATTTTTTTGAGTTTAGGTCAAATAAACTCGAAGTATtgagatattttattactaaattCATTACTAATTTACAATTACCTTGCTTAATTTAAAAGGATTAGTAATGTATAATTAAAGTAGTCAAGATCTGTAATTGTAATATTCAACGAAATAGAATTTACACTACAattaatataagtttatttttttaattcaacGTTTATGTAGATTTAATATCATTGTTAATGTCTTGATTCCTTAACTAAAGTTGATCTCAAGCGTGTACTTAACTTTTAATCATCTCTATtatacaaaattaattttataagatATCAGATAATTGTgaattcataaattaaaattgacataatttatttagtttttaacacattgaaaaaaaaattttaatttaattgatcattctcattttcagaacataaaagacttttgttatttttttctggtatatatatcaataactctTATATACACCATTAAAATTGAATCTTTTAATATTGATAAAGATAAAGTCACATGTGTGTGTATGtttgtaaattattatttattatattttcgaGTAAATTATGTTGGTCTCGTTTATTTATATGCTAGATATCTTGGCATGTATATATCTGATTGTTATTCGgtaaattactcaaataacatgtatttatgatgattcaaaaattgtaattatctaataaataaattaaaattatttatatatcgtAGTCGTAGTAGCACTGACAATCAAACAATATCTATGTTTACTCAACAGAGTATCTGTCATGGATgtgacataaaaataatttatatatcgTAAAGAGTAATTACTCATATTTAGAAGTTTTTTTTAAGAATCTGAAGATAAATTTGTATTAATATCATCATTCAAATTATTTTGAAGTTTCTTTCAtttatgattctaatttttcttttAATAGTAGcttgataacattgtatattatttttctaaaattaaatatattcaatttgattaattttttacaaatattagttgaacttgttaattctttcaaaatatcgactaatattaattttttttatttagatagcataacatgaattaaatcaaatagtacaatacatcatagttttaaccttttttcaaataattcaaaatagttgtacaatattttccaacactaaatatattttttttgtaaatttattattgctaattttaaattttttttaaaaaatattgaattctataatttttcaagtttattatatatataggAGTTAAGTTATATTGAGCCCTTATTTTTAGTTGAGCACAGAAGttcatatatgttctgcaagtaaaatagtataaaatattttgtaaaacgTATTATAATGTGAATCGTGTGCAAATCTCATACATTTGTCAAGTTGAACATTGCAGGACATTTGATTTTATAGAACATGATCAGTTTGAAAAACATGCATATTCACGTTGTAAAACACGTAAATATTCAATTTGCTGAACATTAATGATATAACATCATAACACACGTTTATATCATGTAGTTtgttattttagtttttaaattattaGAAACATAAAATCTGAACCATTAGATTggattttaatataaatttagGATTTTGGACTttagaactccacaaaaaaatatTGGACTTTATGTATATGATTACTTATAATAACCATATAAAATTTAGGGTTTGTCTcacaaatatttgaatataaatatatctttaattaaataatgcaACAAATAAACTATTTTTTTATAAAGAAGCATCAAATATCTTACCATTTTTCAAATAACATgttaatgaaaattattaattttactttataGTTGTAGTTTAGTTTTTTCTAAAGAGAATGAAATAATAGGACTTTGGGAGCTCCTCTTTATAAATTCACCatcattgaataatattttaaacctaatttttttaaag is a window of Apium graveolens cultivar Ventura chromosome 11, ASM990537v1, whole genome shotgun sequence DNA encoding:
- the LOC141698379 gene encoding large ribosomal subunit protein eL32z, which codes for MAVPMLTKKIVKKRVKKFKRPWSDRLVTVKPNWRRPKGIDSRVRRKFKGVTLMPNIGYGSDKKTRHYLPNGFKKFVVHNTKDLELLMMHNRKYCAEIAHNVSTKKRKEIVERAAQLDVVVTNKLARLRSQEDE